The region GCGGAGGTGTCTCGGCAATTTTTAAGTATAATATTAGTAAGAACATCGGTATTACACTTTCACCTGAATACACCGTTTTTTTCCGCGAGTTTGTTAAGGCTAACGATAAAATTTATCAAAGAACCAGCGTTAACCTTGGTTTAGAGTTTAAGTTTGGATATTAATTCGTAGAATAGTAAAACAAATGAAGCCCGCTATTGGCGGGCTTCATTTGTTTTATGCCTAATTCGCATTTCTCTTTTTGAACTCTTCAGTGCCTTTATCCAAGAATTTAATAAACTCGTCTACATCTAGGTTATAACCTCTTGGGTTAACAAGGGTTTGTTCGTTGTTGTCAAGTAGTGCATAGTATGGCTGGCCGTTAATGTTGAATCGGGTTGCCTGAAAATCAGCATTCTTTTTGCCAATGGTCTTTTTAACTTTGTTGTCGCGGGTTGAGGTTACCCATTCGTTTTCTGGAAGTTCAGTTCGGTCATCAACGTAAAGGGCAACAATTATATAGTCTCTGCGCAAACGCTCAAGAACTCTAGGGTCGCTCCAAACTTTTGCTTCCATCTCCTTGCAGTTGGCACAGGTATGACCAACAAAATCAATGAACAATGGTTTGCCTCTTTCTCTAGCACATTTCAATGCTTGGTCGTAATCGAAGTAGCCTTGTAGGCTGTGTGGTAAGTGAAGAAAATCGGCATATTTTGGTTCATCGCAAAGCGATGAGTTGTCGTTAACGCTAACATTTGAACCTGTGATAATTACTTGGTTGCAGTTCTTAGTTAAATCAAATTTTTGGCTCGATTGTGGCGGTAGTAAACCTGAGACTGCTTGTAGTGGTGCTCCAAAGAGTCCAGGAATAAGGTAAATCGCAAAGGTGAAACTTGCAATGGCAAGGAATAGTCGGAATACGCTTATGTGTTTAACCTCAGAGTCAAGTTCAAACTTCAATTTACCCAATAGATAGAATCCAAGAAGAATTGATATTACAATCCAAATAGCAATAAAGATATCTCTACTCAAGAAATCTAATCTGTATGATTGGTCAATGGTGGTTAAGAATTTTAACGAGAAAGCAAGTACAATAAACCCTAAAACAACCTTAACAGAATTCATCCATCCGCCCGAGCGTGGTAATGAGTTCAACCACGATGGGAAAATTGCAAATAGTGTGAATGGGATTGAGAATGCCAAAGAGAAACCAAACATCCCGATGATAGGTTTAGCGCCAAGTCCTGATGCCGCTTCAACTAGCAATGCACCTACAATTGGACCTACGCACGATAAGCTAACTATAACGGTTGTTAAAGCCATAAAGAACGAGCCAATAAATCCACCCTTGTCGGCTTTGCTATCAGTTTTGTTTGCAAGGCTGCCGGGTAGTACAATCTCAAATAACCCAAAGAACGATGCCGCAAATGCAATGAATAGCACAAAGAATATTGTGTTGGTTATCCAGTGCGATGTTAACGTTGTTGCAAAATCAGAGCCAAGGTTGAATAACGATACAATAAAGCCTAACGAGGTGTAAAGTACAATTATAGAAACTCCGAATACTAATGCATTAATAATAGCATTCATTTTATTTTGTTGTTTTCCCATAAAGAACGATACAGTCATCGGAATCATGGGGAATACGCAGGGAGTAAGAAGCCCAAGTAGCCCTGCTCCAAAAGCAATAAAGAAGAACACCCAAAGGGATGAATCTTTCCCTTCGATTTTTTCTGGTGATGAAACCTCCTTTGCATTATTTGCTTCTGCTGCTACAGCCGAAGTCTCATCAGTTTTTTGTTCAACTGTAGTTGCCGCAACATCTGCATCAGCTTTTAGTGCAACAGTAATGTCTTTTTCAAGGTAAATGCATTTGTCTGCATAGCAGGCTTGGTATTCTACACCAATGCTAGTGGTTGCCTCGCTACCCGTTAACTCAATAATTTGGCTGAACTTTGCTTCGTGCTCAAAGTATGAAATGTCGAGGTTAAATACTGCATCGTGTTCGGTTGTCGATTTGGTAAGTTCTTTAATTCTGCCAACTAGTTTGTAGCCTTTAGGCTCATTGAAAGTAAAACTTGTTGGAAGTGGACCGCCCTCTGGAAGTTTAGTTGCATACAAATGCCAGCCTTCATCAATTTTAGCATTAATAGTGATTTCGTACTTGTTACCATCAACTTTTTTTGCTGAACCGCTCCATTGTATTGGGTCATCCATTTGGGCGTTTGCAGTTAAGCCTGCAAGTACCAACAGTGATAATAACGCACGCTTAATTCTATTCATAGTTGTATTTATTTTTTTGTTTTTTGTAATAGACAAGTTGAATTAAACAAAGGTTTAACGGTTACAAATATAGTCAATATTAAATATCTAGATTTTGATATATGTCATCTTATAATAAAAAGAAACCGCTGAATAGCAGCGGTTCATTTTATGGTTGCTTTTTATCGCATTTAGAATCTAAACCCTAAAATAGGGGTTATTGCAAGCCCTTCAAACATACCAGTTACATAGCATGTTTGTGCTCTGCAGCCCAGAATAAACCCGTTGTTGAACCGATAGTGGTAATCAAGTTTAAGGCTCATTCCCAGGTCATCCATTTTTGATTCAAAATTATAGTTTAGATATGGATTCCCGTTGTTATACTCCACAGCAGGAAGCCACGAGTACGATCTTTCATACAAAATGCCAATGCCTATTTCTAGAAATTGGTAATTGCCGATTTTAAGGGGTCTGGAAAACGATAGATCGACTACATAAAACACGTCAGGTTTCTTTTGTCCAGCCCAGGGGCCCCAACTGTCGTCAAGAGTCATGTAGGATTGTGAGTGTTGTAACTTTAGTGTGATTTCGAAGTCGGTAGAGAGCCTTCTTGAACCCTCAAGCCAAATTGTTGTTCCGTTACTACCGGCTGGAAGGCAGTTGAAATAGCCAGCACCTGTTTTTAAACTAAATTTTTTGCTATCAAAACTCTGTATTTCTTGGGATTTGCATGTGGGGGAAAACATAAGAAGAATTGCAGCTACTATCAGTTTGTTCATAAGTTCTAAGATTAAGTTTACTTAAGTATGTATCTGTATGCGTTGATATGTTTTATGACTTAAAAAACTAGTTCAGGTTGTAAGTCACTCCAATGCCTGCTAAAAAGAGAGTGGAATTCTCTGTTTTGGGGAATTTAATAAAGGTGTTAACCTTTAATCGTTTATATATAGGGAATTTTAATGCCATGCCATAGTTAAGCCCAAAGCCCGATTCTTTTACCAGATCATACCTTGCGTCAAGGAGCTTGCCATCGCTAACTTGGTAACTCCATGAGTAACACATTAGATTGTTAATATTGATGTAATTCAGCCCTAAATCAAATTCTACTTCAATGTATTTGTTCATAACGGGATAAATGGCTGCATTTATGCCCGCAATATACCCTTCAACCATGTCGGGAATTTTGAATTCGTATATATAGTCGTAGTGCTTGACTGTGTAAGTGTTTTTTAGAATACCAAAATACGCATTAGCCCCGTACCATTTTTTCTGCACGCTTAATTTTGCGCTATAGTACGATGCAAAGTCAGGAATCTTGCTGGAACCATTGTGCCCCATATATGAGTCCGATAGTTCTATCCCGTATCCAATGGATACAGACCACTTTAAGGTGTCTTTGTTTGCACTTAAACAGTGGTTGTTGAATAAATAAATAAAGAGAAAAAATGTAATTAGTAATTTCTTATTCATTTTATTTTGTAAGTTTTAAATTGGCTACCCTTTAAAGGGTAGCCAATAAGGTTTTAGTATATAAATATAAATCATGATTATTCGATTCAACAGAAATTTGTTACCTAGAATTATCAAAAAAATACTACAGAGTAGAATTTTTCCCAAATATAAAATGCTGACAGGGTTTTAAACCCTGTCAATTAGTAAAAGTAATACTTTATGATTGCTCGTTATCATACCAATAGTTATTGTTTCAGCTGCTACACGTTGGCTGGTTATTCGGACAGTATCAGGTATTCATCGGTAGTTAAAGGCTTTTCAGAGTCTGTCCGAAATTTTTTTAGGTATAATTGCGTATCGGCATTAAAATAAAGAACCCGCCTCCTAGAGGCGGGTTACGGTTGGCTATAATTCTATCTCGATATCGTCGGAGTCGAAAAAATGGTACTCCAAAAAATGGTACGATGATATTGGGACAATCCTTACACGGCTTTTGTACTTAAGCATCCACTTAATCCGTTTCGAAATAAATCCCTTGTTTAAAAACGCTGCAATGTAGGGGTGCAACTTAAGTGTAATGTGTTTGTAATTACGTTCTGTGGCAAGGAACGAGAGTTGATTCTCAATCTGTTCATCAATAATTACAATAGGACTAACTTCGCCGCTACCCTTGCAGGTTGGACACTTCTCCAGTGTGTCGATATGCATTTCGGGGCGTACCCGTTGGCGGGTAATCTGCATTAGTCCAAATTTGCTCAATGGCAATATGTTATGCTTTGCTCTATCCTTGGCCATTAACTCCCTCATTTTCTCAAACACCATTTGTCGGTTTTCGTTCTGGTGCATATCAATGAAATCTACCACGATAATTCCACCCATATCGCGTAGTCGGAGTTGGCGGGCAATTTCGTCAACAGCTGCTAGGTTTACCTCTAGTGCATTGGTTTCTTGGTCGTTTCCTGACTTTGATCTGTTTCCGCTGTTAACATCAATTACGTGAAGCGCTTCAGTATGCTCTATAATTAGGTATGCTCCACTTTTAATGGACACAGTTTTTCCGAAAAGCGATTTTATCTGCTTTTCTATCCCGAACTGGTCAAAAATAGGAACATTACCGTCGTAGAGTTTTACAATTTTTTCCTTCTCCGGAGCAATAGTTTCAATATACTCACGGATGTCGTTATAAACGTTCTCGTCGTTTACGTGGATACTGTTGAACGAACCATTCAACATATCCCTAAGTATGGCCGAAGTGCGCTTCAACTCACTGGCCAATTGGCATGGGAGAGTAGCGGTTTTCATTTTTTCAACCGTCATATCCCACTTTTTAATTAAGCTTCGTAGCTCTGCATCCAGCACAGCCACCTTCTTCCCTTCGGCAGCGGTGCGAACAATTACACCAAAATTCTTTGGAACAATGCTCTCAAGGAGTCTTTTCAACCTTTTCCGCTCTTCCTGCGAACTGATTTTTTGCGAAATAGAAACCTTGTCGGCAAATGGAATTAGAACCAAATTGCGTCCTGCAATGGATATTTCCGAAGTTAGACGTGGGCCTTTTGTGGAAATTGGCTCCTTGGCAATTTGAACCAACGCTGCTTGTCCCGAACTGAGCACTTGGTTTATTTTGCCATCCTTATCTATCTCCTTCTCCAGTTTTACCTTTGAAAGAGGGATTGTTTTTGCCTTTCGAGCGTAATGCGCCTGAAGGTATTTGTGGTGTGTTTGGAACTGAGGCCCAAGGTCGAGGTAGTGGAGAAATGCATCCTTTTCGTACCCTACATCTACGAAGGCTGCATTCAGACCGGGCATGATTTTTTTTACCTTACCGAGATAGATGTCGCCAACCGCAAACTGCACATTGCTTTTTTCCTTGTTGAGTTCAACTAGTTGTTTATTCTCAACAAGGGCTATAGCAATCTCAGTTTCACGTACATCAATTACTAGCTCGGTGTTAACCATTATAATATATTTTAGTAAGGTATATACAAACACAGCAACCTAAAGCACTCGTGCGGCACTTTAGGTTGACAGGTTGCCTATTCTGTTAAAAGAAAAAGAATACTACTTTTTCTTTTTGTGACGATTCTTGCGCAAACGTTTTTTACGTTTGTGGGTGGCCATTTTATGCCTTTTTCTTTTTTTTCCGCTTGGCATGATTTCTAGTATTAAAGAGTTGATAAATTAAAACAATTACTTTTTAACGTGGCTTTTAACCTTGTTAACGAAAGTCTTTGCTGGTTTGAATGAAGGAATGAAATGCTCAGGAATGATGATTGTGGTGTTCTTAGAAATATTACGTGCAGTTTTCTTTGCGCGTTTCTTTACAATAAAACTACCAAATCCTCTTAGGTAAACGTTTTTCTCCTTTACCAATGAGTCTTTTACAGTTTCCATGAAGGCTTCAACAGTTTTTTGAACTGTCACCTTTTCGATTCCAGTGTTTTTTGAAATCTCGTTAACGATATCAGCTTTGGTCATTTTTAAAAATCTTTAATTATCAAATTGTTATACAATATTCTGTTTTTTCGGACTGCAAATATAAATGATTTATGTGGATAATTGAAACGGTTAACATTAATTTTGATGATTATTTTTTTGCGATTAATTTGATAATATGGATTTTAAAGATTTGCTCGTAGAATGGTATATAAATAATGGTAGGGATTTGCCTTGGCGTAAAACCTCAGACCCTTACCATATTTGGGTTTCAGAGGTTATTTTGCAGCAAACCAGGGTTAATCAGGGAATGCCTTACTATCTTCGATTTATTGAACATTTTCCAACCATCAAGGATTTGGCCAATGCCCCATCCGATGACGTTATGAAGGCATGGCAGGGGTTAGGCTACTATACTCGCGCCCGTAATTTGCAGGCTGGGGCAAAGCAGGTCTTGGAAAGTTATAATGGAGAATTGCCTAATACATATAAAGAGTTACTTAAAATAAAAGGGCTAGGTAGTTACTCTGCGGCAGCGGTTGCTTCGTTTGCATTTAATGAGGCTGTTCCTGCAATTGATGGTAATGTGTACCGAATACTTTCTAGGGTATTTGGAATATTCACATCCGTGGACACTAGTCAAGCCAAAAAGGAGTTCTTCAATTTAGGACTGGAGTTGATTGATAAGCAAAAGCCAGCCATTTTTAATCAGGCCATTATTGATTTTGGTGCGCTGGTTTGTACGCCTCGTGCAGCAAAGTGTGAGGCGTGCCCAATGAACGAATTCTGTTATGCCTCTAGAAATAACATTGTGTATAGTTTTCCTGTTAAGGGCAAGCGGATTATCCCTAAAGATAGATTTTTTAATTACCTGATGATTAACCATAAGGGTTTTACCTATGTTAATAAAAGGGAGGGAAAGGATATTTGGCATTCGCTTTACGAGTTTCCGCTTATTGAAACCCCGACACAACTTACACCAGAGGAGTTAATTCAACTCGATGGTTGGAAAGAGTTTCTAGGTAAAGGTGATGTAAAGATTTTGAGTATTTCGGAGCCCATAAAACATCAACTAAGTCATCTAACTCTTTATACCCGATTTGTTATTGTTGAGGTGGATAAGGTTACCTATAAGATTAGAACAGACTACCGCAAAGTGTCAATAAGTAATTTGCACGATCTGTCAGTCCCTCGATTAATTGACCTATATTTGGCTGCAGAACCAAGCGAAAAGTATTTTCGGAAAAAGTTGTAAATGGAAGTGTAGTTTAACTAGATAATCTATAACTTCATTAGTTCAATAGCATAATTCAAAAAATACTTAAACAAATTGAATTAATATTCAACTAATTTTATTAACTTAGTTATCAAACTATTAAAACATAAATTTATGTCAGTAAATAAAGTGATTCTCGTAGGGAATGTTGGTAAAGACCCAGAGGTGCGTCACCTTGAAGGCGGAGCAACTGTTGCCCGTTTCCCTTTAGCAACTAACGAAACTTATACCGATAAATCGGGCAAAAAGGTAACTCAGACCGAATGGCACAACATTGTTGTTTGGCGTGGCCTTGCCGATATTGCTGAAAAGTATGTTAAATCGGGTAAACTTCTTTTTGTAGAAGGGCGTATTAGAACTTCATCGTATGATGACAAGGATGGCAACAAGCGCTATAGTACGGAAATTGTTTGTGACAATTTCCGTTTCCTTGGTCCAAATCAGGGACAGCAGGACTCTAATTCCTATGCAGAACAAACTTCAAGTGCAAAATCAACATTGGCCGAATCTGAAGGTTCTATTCCCGAGCCAGGCGATGACCTCCCATTCTAATTTTTGATTAGAAAAGAAACTGTTATAATGGCCGATAGCATGCTGCAATGCTATCGGCCATTTTTTACTTAAGTACTAATGTGCTTTTTTTACTATTTTTACACTTTAATAATTTGATGAGAGTATCACTAATCAATAAAATTGCAATTGGAAAATCTAGGTAACCAACTGTCTTTATATTTTCAGGGGATTGATTATTACCCAATTACATTCGGGACGGTTATTGGTTTTATCATACTGCTGCTTTTGCTTTTTTGCTCTGGATTAATGAGCGGAACAGAGTCGGCCTATTTTTCGCTAAGTCCTTCTGATATTGATAAGGTTGAACGCAAGCACCACAAAGCCGATAAGTATGTTCTTAAGAATATCGAGGATTCTGAGGCATTGCTTGCCACTGTTCTGATTGGTAATAATTTGGTTAATGTGGCCATAGTCATACTATCGTCGTTTATTACAAATTCTCTGATTGATTTTTCCAAGGCCCCCGTTGCGGGTTTTGTGTTTCAGGTTGTAATAATAACCTTTATCCTATTGCTGTTTGGTGAAATTATGCCTAAGGTTCTGGCTACTAACAGACCGCTTCGTTTTGCAAGATTTATTTCACGTCCAATATATGTACTAATAAAGGTGTTGAAACCTTTGAATTCGCTGTTGATCTCATCAACCTCAAGGATTGGAAAGAAATTTTCTTCGCATAAAAATATCTCCATGGATGAGTTGAACGATGCCTTAGAGATTGCTGCCGATGGAATTGCCGATGAGAAAAAAATTCTGCATAGTATAGTAAATTTTGGCAACATCATGGTGAGCGAGATTATGAAGCCTAGGGTGGATGTTGTTGCTGTTGAGGATGATATTCTGTATGAGGATTTAAAGAAGATTGTTGTTGATTCTGGATACAGCAGAATTCCGGTTTACCAAAATTCGTTCGATGGCGTAAAGGGTATTCTGTACGTTAAGGATTTGATACCTTACATTGATAAGGACAATTCCTTCCGTTGGCAAAACCTGATAAGGGCTCCGTACTTTGTCCCCGAAAGCAAAAAAATAAACGATTTACTTGCGGAGTTTCAGCTAAAGCGAATTCACATGGCAATTGTTGTTGATGAGTATGGTGGAAAAAGCGGAATTATTACCTTGGAGGATATTCTAGAGGAGATTGTTGGTGAGATATCCGATGAGTCGGACGAGGAGGTGAAACTTTATACCAAGATCGATAACCTGAATTACCTTTTCGAGGGAAAAGTTCAGCTAAATGATTTTTGTAAGATTGTTAACTGCGACGATGAAATATTCGATGATTTAAGGGGGGATGCCGAAACTTTGGCGGGTTTAATTCTCGAAATCACTGGGCAAATTCCGTTAAGGAATGAGGTTGTTAAGTGTAAAAATTTCAACTTCACTATTGATGCTGTAGATAATAAACGTATCAAACGAATAAAAGTACAAGTAATTCCAGTTGTAAATGAAGAGGCTAAGTAGTGTATTGATTTTATTTATCGTTGTTATTGTTTGGAGTTGCGATTCTACTTCGGTTCCAAAGCCACGCGGGTATTTTCGAATCAATTTTCCCGAAAAAGAGTATCGGTTATTCGATTCAATTTATCCATTTACATTCAAGTATCCGGCTTATGGCCGAGTAATGCCGGAGAGTAATAGGGGACAGGATGGTAAGTGGCTAAATATTGATTTTTCTGGATATAAGGCAAGGATACATTTGAGTTATAAGGATGTTGCTGGAAATCTAAATTTAATGACAGAGGATGCTCACTCTTTGGCATATAAGCATACAGTTAAGGCCGATGCTATTGATGAACAGGTGTTTTCTAATTCTCAAAAGAAAGTGTATGGCATTTTGTACGATATAAAAGGAAACTCGGCAAGTTCGGTGCAGTTTTTCCTTACCGATTCTGTGCGGCACTACATTCGAGGTGCTTTGTATTTTAGGTGTGAACCCAACAAGGATTCTTTATCGCCTGCTGTCGATTTCTTTAGAAAAGATGTTGTGGCTATGATTGAATCGTTTGAATGGAAAAAGTGATAAGTCGCTATGCCCATCATTAAGGATATTCACGACAATGATAGTCGTTTGGTTATTTGGCAGATTGATGAGTCCGAAGAAGAACTACTTAGAGGTGTGAAGTATGTTGGGAATTTGCCAACTAATCAGAGTCGACGATTGGAGAAATTGGCGGTACTCAATTTGTTGAATCAACTTGGTTATGGTTATGATTATCATTACAGTGCAGAAGGTCGTCCGTATTTAAAAACAGAAAAACCAGATATATCAATAAGTCATGCAGGCAACAAAGTTGTATTGGCAACAAGTTTAAGTAAAGCAATTGGAGTTGATATTGAGCAAACAGATCGAAATTATGGTAGGGTTGCTTCGAGATATATGACTCAGCGTGAGATTAGCCGACTTGGCACTTATGGGAAGAATGAGATGGCGTTTATTTGGTGTGTTAAGGAGGCTGTCTATAAGTTGCCTTGGGGTGAATCTAAAAATTTTGGAGTTGATATTGAGGTTTTTGTTGACACATTGTTAAGCCCGAAAGGATGGTCTGATGTAAAGGTTTTGCACAACGACGTTTGGTTGAATCTTCGGGCGTCGTACGAATACATAGATGACTACTGTTTGGTTTGGGTTAACTTATAAACATAGCGAAATGGCATCAATTTACCAGAATATTATATCATCGATTGGATTGCGTAAGCAGATTGCGCTTTTGCTCGATCCCGATAAGCAAAATATTGTTGATCTTAAGAGAATTCTTGAGTTGGCAAACAACTCTTCCGTAAGTTTTATATTAATAGGTGGCAGTCTGGTGAATTCTAATATTGATGAATTTATTCATACTGTAAAACAGAATACCCTGTTACCCGTGCTTCTATTTCCAGGAGGAGCCATTCAGTTTTCGGCCAATGCCGATGGAATTCTACTGCTATCGTTGATCTCAGGGCGAAATCCTGAATTTCTGATTGGAAACCATGTGCAGGTTGCATATAAGTTAAAGCAAAGCGGAATAGAGATCATTCCTACGGGTTATATTTTGGTTGAGAGCGGAGGAACTACTTCGGTTCAATATATGAGTAATACAATGCCAATTCCATCGGGCAAATCAGATATTGCAGTTGCAACAGCATTAGCTGGCGAACAGTTAGGTCTTAAGATGATATATCTTGAAGCGGGTAGTGGTGCTGTAAATCCTGTTCCAGCAGATTTGATTAAGCAGGTTAAGTCCGAAATATCAATTCCTCTAATTGTTGGCGGAGGTTTGCGATCATCCAGTCAGATAAATGCCGCTTTCGAGGCTGGCGCTAGTATTGTGGTTCTTGGAAATGGAATTGAGAAAAATCCAGAGTTGCTGAGTCAACTTTAATACTTTGTTTGGATAACGTTTTCAAATCTAGATTTCGACGAAATCAAAAACTCAATTCCGCTCTTATGCGTATGCCTTCCTTGCTTGCTAAGTTATTCGTTTTATAATAATCGCCGATTTGTCTAACATATTCAATTCTAAAAACTTTGAAAATGTTAGACACTCCAACTCCCATTTCGACATAGGGATATGTAAACTTGTTGTTGTAGTATTGGGGTAAATCAAAAACTCCTTTATAGGCATTGTTAAGTGTCCCATAATGCGATTTTATTGAGAACATTTCTCGTAATTTAAGTCGTCTAATACCTGGAATATGATTAAAGAATACACCTCCACCGCTGAACTCTAGATGGGCATTTGCGTAAAGATTATGAGCAAACGTAGCATGTTCCAAAAGGTTATAGCCATATTTTGAATATCCTAAAGACATAGTGCCTGCTGGCATATCCAGCATATCGTAAGGGGCATCGCCAAGTACAAATCCTGAGTTTAACATATAACGCATGACAATGATGCCCAAATTGCACATTCCTTGTATAGATCCATGTATTTGTGAATATAACCCCATTTTATTGCTGTCGTTATTAGCAAATCTGACACGCCCCATGTCTAATCCGATATTAACAACAGGGATTCGAGTTAAATAATAAATTCTTGCGAAATAAATTTTATCATAGTGTTGCCCAAAAGCAAATCGGCAATTAATTAGCATGCCATAATTTTGATATTTGTTATAATCTACTCCATTCCGAATAAAACGTACCAATAAGGTGCTGATATTCTGTTTGAAATAGGGCGATACTTCTACACCTATGTTTTTATCTGCATTATATTCAAGTCTCAAATCAACTGTTTTTTCTTCTTTCAGGTATGGATCTCGTTCATTTGTAGTAATTGTTGCAATAAAGTTTCCATTTCCTCTAGTGTTCGGATTTTTTTTAATGAATCTTAAAAATTTATCCTGAGAAACATATGCATAATCATCGGAATAACTTAAACGAACAATGTATTTGTCAGATTTAAATGGCTCCCAGGCGACATTCGCTCCAAATTTATATTCATCACTTTTGGTTCCATACCCTATAAATCCTCCTATTGTAAAATACTTAAATACATGTTCGCCTGTTCTTAAGGGAATTGAAAATCTATTTCCTTCCACAGCATTCGTACTGTAAATGTCGAATACTGGACCTATGTCTAGTGTAGGAAGGTTAATATAACTACTTAGAACCATGCCTCCTATTGCATCTATCGTTTTAATAATGGGGCGTTCCTTTGTTTTTTTTATTTTTTGATCATCATCCGCATTAAACTTTTTAAGTTTAAATTCTTCCTGATTTTTCCATTCCGAAGCCTTTATGGTATTTAAGGTTTTATCGGTAGAATAATAGGTTGTCTTATTTAAAACCCAGTTTCCATTCGATACATTATCAACTCGCTTGGATGCATATTGGGATGTATCTTTTTTTAAACTAATTGCTAGGTTAATGTTTATTTCTTGTTTCGCAAGAAATACCCCACCGTCTTCTTGTTTTGTATACGATACACTCCCTTTAAAACCACTTACAAAATTTACGTTTGCCTCTTTTCTGAAGTAGGTTTCAATGTAGATAATTCCCATACTTGCGCTATCTATAGAGAAACGGCCAGTAAAGAGGGGCGCAAATTTATTTTTGGGAGAGAATGACAGATTGTAAATTTTCTGATTATTAACCCTTGTACTATCATTAAAATAAAAATTGTAGAACAATAATGCGTTATTACTGATTGGGGATATAAATCCTTTATCGAAAATGTAAATCTGATTTTTATAAAAATCTAGATCCACAACAAGATACTGTGTCACTAAACTTTCGATTGTTTGGTTTAGTTTTGGGAAAATTCCGTTTTTATTGCTAAATAGTACATCCTTGGTATTGTCCTTTACATTACTAGCTTCTTCGGAAAGGAATATTGGCGTGTATGTTAGAGATTGTTCGTCTTCTACTTTGTCTTGTTTAAGAGTGTCTACAAAATTTGATGTTTTCAGTATCGAATCTAGTGCTAGGTAGATTGTGGTGTTTGCTAAAGTCTTGTACTCCTGAACGCTTGCGATAGATTGTAAATTTTGTTTTTTGTTATCAATAATCTTTTTCAACAACTCCTTTGCAAAATCGACTTTAGGCTTTACCACAACTCCCTCTATTGAGACAGCATTATCCTTCAGAAAAATTGTAAAGGATCGAATATTCGATTTCTTAACCACCAATTCAGTATTAGCGTATCCCAGCGAAGAGGCACATAACGTATCACCCAAATTGACTTTCAATGAAAAAAAACCGTCAGCATTTGTAGCGATTCCATTGTAAGAGCCTTTAACCCAGACATTCGAAAATGAAATGGGATCCTTTGTCTCTGAATCTTTAACATACCCAGATATTGCAATTTTCTGAGCAAAAATTTGTGTATAACAAAGTAGAAAAAGTACAACAATCTTAATTTTCATTCTACCTGAGTTTACCCTGCTCTTTAATCAACCAGTAAAGTCCCTTAACTCCAGATCTAATGTCATCGAGACGAAACAGTACAAATATTTTTTCAACATATGCTAAAG is a window of Tenuifilaceae bacterium CYCD DNA encoding:
- the dsbD gene encoding thiol:disulfide interchange protein DsbD, translated to MNRIKRALLSLLVLAGLTANAQMDDPIQWSGSAKKVDGNKYEITINAKIDEGWHLYATKLPEGGPLPTSFTFNEPKGYKLVGRIKELTKSTTEHDAVFNLDISYFEHEAKFSQIIELTGSEATTSIGVEYQACYADKCIYLEKDITVALKADADVAATTVEQKTDETSAVAAEANNAKEVSSPEKIEGKDSSLWVFFFIAFGAGLLGLLTPCVFPMIPMTVSFFMGKQQNKMNAIINALVFGVSIIVLYTSLGFIVSLFNLGSDFATTLTSHWITNTIFFVLFIAFAASFFGLFEIVLPGSLANKTDSKADKGGFIGSFFMALTTVIVSLSCVGPIVGALLVEAASGLGAKPIIGMFGFSLAFSIPFTLFAIFPSWLNSLPRSGGWMNSVKVVLGFIVLAFSLKFLTTIDQSYRLDFLSRDIFIAIWIVISILLGFYLLGKLKFELDSEVKHISVFRLFLAIASFTFAIYLIPGLFGAPLQAVSGLLPPQSSQKFDLTKNCNQVIITGSNVSVNDNSSLCDEPKYADFLHLPHSLQGYFDYDQALKCARERGKPLFIDFVGHTCANCKEMEAKVWSDPRVLERLRRDYIIVALYVDDRTELPENEWVTSTRDNKVKKTIGKKNADFQATRFNINGQPYYALLDNNEQTLVNPRGYNLDVDEFIKFLDKGTEEFKKRNAN
- a CDS encoding ribonuclease G translates to MVNTELVIDVRETEIAIALVENKQLVELNKEKSNVQFAVGDIYLGKVKKIMPGLNAAFVDVGYEKDAFLHYLDLGPQFQTHHKYLQAHYARKAKTIPLSKVKLEKEIDKDGKINQVLSSGQAALVQIAKEPISTKGPRLTSEISIAGRNLVLIPFADKVSISQKISSQEERKRLKRLLESIVPKNFGVIVRTAAEGKKVAVLDAELRSLIKKWDMTVEKMKTATLPCQLASELKRTSAILRDMLNGSFNSIHVNDENVYNDIREYIETIAPEKEKIVKLYDGNVPIFDQFGIEKQIKSLFGKTVSIKSGAYLIIEHTEALHVIDVNSGNRSKSGNDQETNALEVNLAAVDEIARQLRLRDMGGIIVVDFIDMHQNENRQMVFEKMRELMAKDRAKHNILPLSKFGLMQITRQRVRPEMHIDTLEKCPTCKGSGEVSPIVIIDEQIENQLSFLATERNYKHITLKLHPYIAAFLNKGFISKRIKWMLKYKSRVRIVPISSYHFLEYHFFDSDDIEIEL
- a CDS encoding integration host factor subunit beta, with product MTKADIVNEISKNTGIEKVTVQKTVEAFMETVKDSLVKEKNVYLRGFGSFIVKKRAKKTARNISKNTTIIIPEHFIPSFKPAKTFVNKVKSHVKK
- the mutY gene encoding A/G-specific adenine glycosylase; this encodes MDFKDLLVEWYINNGRDLPWRKTSDPYHIWVSEVILQQTRVNQGMPYYLRFIEHFPTIKDLANAPSDDVMKAWQGLGYYTRARNLQAGAKQVLESYNGELPNTYKELLKIKGLGSYSAAAVASFAFNEAVPAIDGNVYRILSRVFGIFTSVDTSQAKKEFFNLGLELIDKQKPAIFNQAIIDFGALVCTPRAAKCEACPMNEFCYASRNNIVYSFPVKGKRIIPKDRFFNYLMINHKGFTYVNKREGKDIWHSLYEFPLIETPTQLTPEELIQLDGWKEFLGKGDVKILSISEPIKHQLSHLTLYTRFVIVEVDKVTYKIRTDYRKVSISNLHDLSVPRLIDLYLAAEPSEKYFRKKL
- a CDS encoding single-stranded DNA-binding protein, whose amino-acid sequence is MSVNKVILVGNVGKDPEVRHLEGGATVARFPLATNETYTDKSGKKVTQTEWHNIVVWRGLADIAEKYVKSGKLLFVEGRIRTSSYDDKDGNKRYSTEIVCDNFRFLGPNQGQQDSNSYAEQTSSAKSTLAESEGSIPEPGDDLPF